Proteins encoded in a region of the Candidatus Moanabacter tarae genome:
- the soxA_2 gene encoding Monomeric sarcosine oxidase: MKVGIVGAGIFGMAAALESMRRGHETTLFESGRIPNPNGSSTDVSKAIRRTGYAHESYIELVMRAAKQWREWNNRLGDSIYYQTGTFIIQNGFDEENLFPSGWGMLGQIAEDVSQLTLSQAMDRFPQFDVRHDDKLFFDPWGGYLRSGEALKKLSAIAREGGVVVRENTMVTGIEETASGVRIIWDSESSTFDHAIIATGPWVANLLPQIKARIRLTLQQMAFFLPKDVSSFNREKFPVWSVHHPGNIWYGFPYLHEGYLKVAEDNKVVDTTVDVEREPTDEFLKQAWEIVADRIPKLCNGKLIGGRSCLYTNTEDEHFIIDWAPEHERVLLAGCGCGHGFKFGGSIGPVIIDALENKENTLGDLFRIGDRFGPI, encoded by the coding sequence ATGAAAGTTGGGATAGTCGGCGCCGGTATATTTGGGATGGCAGCAGCACTAGAATCGATGCGCCGTGGCCATGAGACAACTCTATTTGAGTCCGGCCGTATACCTAATCCCAACGGATCCAGTACCGATGTTTCAAAGGCCATTCGACGTACCGGCTATGCTCATGAATCCTACATAGAACTGGTTATGAGGGCCGCTAAACAATGGCGCGAATGGAACAATCGTCTTGGTGATTCGATCTACTATCAGACAGGAACATTCATCATCCAAAATGGCTTCGATGAAGAAAATTTATTCCCATCTGGATGGGGAATGTTAGGTCAAATTGCCGAAGATGTATCCCAACTTACCCTATCCCAAGCCATGGATCGATTTCCCCAATTTGACGTAAGGCATGATGACAAGTTGTTTTTCGATCCTTGGGGCGGGTATCTAAGAAGCGGTGAGGCGCTTAAGAAATTGTCCGCAATTGCTCGTGAGGGTGGTGTAGTCGTTCGCGAGAATACAATGGTAACAGGAATAGAAGAAACCGCTTCTGGCGTTCGCATTATATGGGATTCCGAATCTTCTACTTTCGACCATGCTATCATAGCAACCGGACCTTGGGTGGCTAATCTCCTGCCACAAATCAAGGCTCGGATCCGTCTAACGCTGCAGCAAATGGCTTTCTTCCTACCAAAAGATGTATCTTCCTTCAATCGGGAAAAATTCCCGGTTTGGTCGGTTCACCATCCTGGCAACATATGGTACGGTTTTCCTTATCTACACGAGGGTTACTTAAAAGTAGCCGAAGATAATAAAGTAGTCGACACCACAGTTGATGTCGAACGGGAACCAACAGATGAATTTCTGAAACAGGCTTGGGAAATTGTTGCTGATCGTATTCCAAAGCTCTGTAATGGAAAGCTAATTGGTGGTCGATCCTGCCTTTACACCAACACCGAAGACGAACATTTTATTATAGATTGGGCTCCAGAACATGAGCGAGTATTGCTCGCCGGATGCGGATGCGGTCATGGCTTCAAATTCGGCGGCTCTATTGGACCTGTCATCATCGATGCTCTTGAAAATAAAGAAAACACTCTCGGAGATCTATTCAGAATTGGAGATCGGTTCGGCCCTATTTAA
- a CDS encoding D-tagatose 3-epimerase, with protein sequence MPFKYTVVCDTLGFIGYDVLEEPEEVLTAIKDVGYDGVDLPGAPDRADPKKLRELVDSLGLEVPEVLGAWAYFHGGEDRDLAGNNEAARRRGINYARKAIDYAAKLDATFFQICAAQPPVYEVPFPKLPIGTLKRNFIGAMQEILPYAEQRGISILFEPLNCYEGYPGVLTTLSEAMDIIKESGAPNLGIQPDVFHMNVGEGSIPKAIRAAGGYVKHFHMNETNHREHGTGHADYRAIIKALKDIKYEGYLAFYMPFTTQEIFNLTAWGYGQSSGDQEKVDRPDLRACLERPLKIFKELEKAG encoded by the coding sequence ATGCCATTCAAATACACAGTCGTCTGCGATACTTTGGGGTTCATTGGCTACGATGTTTTGGAGGAGCCCGAAGAAGTTTTAACGGCAATCAAGGATGTTGGTTATGACGGTGTGGATCTCCCGGGGGCACCGGACAGAGCGGATCCTAAGAAGCTTCGAGAGCTGGTGGATTCCTTGGGGCTTGAGGTTCCTGAAGTACTGGGGGCCTGGGCTTATTTCCACGGCGGTGAAGATCGAGATTTGGCGGGTAATAATGAGGCGGCCCGAAGAAGAGGAATTAACTACGCTAGGAAAGCGATTGATTATGCAGCTAAATTGGATGCAACTTTCTTTCAGATTTGCGCGGCCCAGCCCCCTGTCTACGAGGTTCCTTTCCCTAAACTTCCAATCGGAACTCTGAAAAGAAATTTTATCGGCGCTATGCAGGAGATATTGCCCTATGCCGAGCAGCGTGGGATATCAATATTATTTGAGCCCCTGAATTGCTACGAAGGCTATCCGGGCGTTCTGACTACTCTAAGCGAAGCTATGGATATCATCAAAGAATCTGGGGCGCCGAATCTTGGGATTCAACCGGATGTCTTCCACATGAACGTTGGGGAGGGATCTATCCCCAAAGCCATCCGGGCTGCAGGCGGCTACGTCAAACACTTCCACATGAATGAGACCAATCACCGGGAACATGGAACCGGCCACGCTGATTATCGGGCAATTATTAAAGCACTGAAAGACATCAAGTACGAAGGCTACCTGGCTTTCTACATGCCATTTACCACCCAAGAGATTTTCAATCTAACGGCGTGGGGTTACGGTCAATCGAGCGGCGATCAAGAAAAGGTGGATAGGCCTGATTTGAGAGCTTGTTTGGAGCGGCCATTAAAGATTTTCAAAGAGTTGGAAAAGGCGGGATAA
- the rhmA_3 gene encoding 2-keto-3-deoxy-L-rhamnonate aldolase produces the protein MSIEQPIIANQVKKDLKNGNTILGFNVFESLRPSVLKIISQAGYNTILVETEHVMHNEETFTNFLVMARDNGLCPIVTTIVPSRPFVSRVLDSGALGICLSHAETPEQLGELVQWMKYPPVGERGLAMGANADYQHEDAERYCREANEATLLILKIESGLGVQNAEIMLSNDWVDAVVFGPGDLAADLGFHGEWEHPEVIRSMERVTKIALANGVAVEPAIYPKTSEEYKRLRDRGIQLFGRFRLSEYDLLREGAMMDIEIYRD, from the coding sequence ATGTCAATTGAACAACCCATTATAGCTAACCAGGTTAAAAAGGACCTGAAGAACGGGAATACTATTTTAGGGTTCAATGTTTTTGAGTCACTCCGTCCTTCGGTTCTGAAGATTATATCTCAGGCTGGATATAACACGATTTTGGTAGAGACGGAACATGTCATGCACAATGAGGAAACTTTTACGAATTTCCTAGTCATGGCCCGAGACAATGGACTTTGCCCGATCGTTACGACCATTGTTCCGAGTAGGCCTTTTGTATCGCGCGTTCTGGATTCAGGAGCTTTGGGGATTTGCCTGTCCCATGCCGAAACGCCTGAACAGTTGGGGGAGCTCGTGCAGTGGATGAAGTATCCACCGGTAGGGGAACGGGGATTGGCCATGGGAGCTAATGCCGATTACCAGCATGAAGACGCTGAACGCTATTGTAGGGAGGCAAATGAAGCGACTCTACTCATCCTTAAAATCGAATCTGGATTAGGTGTGCAGAATGCTGAAATCATGCTGTCCAACGACTGGGTGGATGCCGTGGTATTTGGACCGGGTGATTTGGCAGCAGACCTCGGGTTCCATGGGGAGTGGGAACATCCCGAAGTCATAAGGTCGATGGAGCGGGTGACCAAGATTGCTCTGGCCAACGGCGTAGCGGTAGAGCCTGCCATCTATCCCAAGACGAGTGAGGAGTATAAAAGATTGAGGGACCGAGGCATCCAGTTGTTCGGACGTTTCAGGCTCAGCGAATATGACCTATTGCGGGAAGGAGCGATGATGGATATCGAGATCTACCGTGACTAG